One genomic region from Salinicola endophyticus encodes:
- a CDS encoding sarcosine oxidase subunit beta family protein, whose translation MQRYSGFSLVKHALSHHENWQRHWRNPAPKKRYDVIIVGGGGHGLATAYYLAKEFGVTNVAVIEKGWLGGGNTARNTTIVRSNYLWDEAAQLYNHSLDLWKGLSQDLNYNVMFSQRGVLNLAHTLQDMRDVQRRVNANRLNGIDSEVVTPEQIKEIEPALDISKSARYPIMGASWQKSAGVARHDAVAWGFARGADALGVDLLQNTEVTGFKIRDGQVYGVHTNRGDIEAHTVGCVAAGNSGVLAKMAGLKLPLESHPLQALVSEPLKPILNTVTMSNHVHGYVSQSDKGDLVIGAGIDGYLGYGQRGSFPTIEHTLQAIVEMFPMFSRVRMNRQWGGIVDTCPDACPILSKTKVKGLYFNCGWGTGGFKATPGSGHVFAASLAKGEMHPIAAPFSIDRFNTGALIDEHGAAGVAH comes from the coding sequence ATGCAACGTTATTCCGGTTTCAGCCTGGTCAAACACGCGCTCAGCCACCACGAGAACTGGCAGCGCCATTGGCGCAACCCGGCGCCCAAGAAGCGCTACGACGTGATCATCGTCGGCGGTGGCGGCCACGGTCTGGCGACGGCCTACTACCTCGCCAAGGAGTTCGGCGTCACCAATGTGGCGGTGATCGAGAAGGGCTGGCTGGGTGGCGGCAATACCGCGCGTAACACCACCATCGTGCGCTCCAACTATCTGTGGGACGAGGCGGCACAGCTCTACAACCACTCCCTCGATCTGTGGAAGGGGCTGTCCCAGGATCTCAACTACAACGTGATGTTCTCGCAGCGCGGCGTGCTCAACCTGGCGCACACCCTGCAGGACATGCGTGACGTGCAGCGGCGGGTCAATGCCAACCGTCTCAACGGCATCGACAGCGAGGTGGTGACCCCCGAGCAGATCAAGGAGATCGAACCGGCGCTGGATATCTCCAAGAGCGCGCGTTACCCGATCATGGGCGCCTCGTGGCAGAAGAGTGCCGGGGTCGCGCGTCACGACGCGGTGGCCTGGGGCTTCGCCCGTGGCGCCGACGCGCTGGGCGTCGATCTGTTGCAGAACACCGAGGTGACCGGCTTCAAGATCCGTGATGGTCAGGTCTACGGCGTGCACACCAACCGCGGCGACATCGAAGCGCATACGGTGGGCTGCGTGGCCGCGGGCAACTCCGGCGTGCTGGCGAAGATGGCCGGGCTCAAGCTGCCGCTGGAGTCGCACCCGCTGCAGGCGCTGGTCTCCGAGCCGCTCAAGCCGATTCTCAACACCGTCACCATGTCCAACCACGTGCACGGCTACGTCAGCCAGTCAGACAAGGGCGACCTGGTGATCGGCGCGGGGATCGACGGCTATCTCGGTTACGGCCAGCGCGGCAGCTTCCCCACCATCGAGCACACCCTGCAGGCGATCGTCGAGATGTTCCCGATGTTCTCGCGGGTACGCATGAACCGGCAGTGGGGCGGCATCGTCGATACCTGCCCCGACGCCTGCCCGATCCTGTCCAAGACCAAGGTCAAGGGACTCTATTTCAACTGCGGCTGGGGCACTGGTGGCTTCAAGGCCACCCCCGGCTCCGGACACGTTTTTGCAGCCAGTCTGGCTAAAGGGGAAATGCACCCCATCGCGGCGCCGTTCTCCATCGATCGGTTCAATACCGGCGCCTTGATCGATGAACACGGCGCCGCCGGCGTGGCGCACTGA
- a CDS encoding sarcosine oxidase subunit delta, which produces MFHIFCPYCQEYREEEEFHPSGQAHLVRPADPASVSDEEWGDYLFFRDNPRGIHHEMWVHRLGCRKFFNITRDTATYEILETYRMGEQPSITAANAEVRREQGVQTADGGWQTVGAQPENSRLNEETPS; this is translated from the coding sequence ATGTTTCATATCTTCTGTCCCTACTGCCAGGAGTACCGCGAGGAAGAGGAGTTTCATCCCAGCGGTCAGGCACACCTCGTCCGGCCGGCCGATCCCGCCAGCGTGAGCGACGAGGAGTGGGGCGATTACCTGTTCTTCCGTGACAACCCGCGCGGTATCCACCATGAGATGTGGGTGCACCGCCTGGGCTGTCGCAAGTTCTTCAATATCACCCGCGACACCGCGACCTACGAGATTCTCGAGACCTATCGCATGGGCGAGCAGCCGAGCATCACCGCCGCCAACGCCGAGGTGCGCCGCGAGCAGGGCGTGCAGACCGCCGACGGCGGCTGGCAGACCGTGGGCGCACAGCCCGAGAACAGCCGGCTCAACGAGGAGACGCCGTCATGA
- a CDS encoding sarcosine oxidase subunit alpha family protein, which yields MTQSNRLNQGGRIDRSRRLSFTFNGQQYTGFAGDTLASALLANGVDIVNRSFKYSRPRGITAAGPEEPNAIVQLGATEAAQVPNVRATQQALYDGLVARGTNGWPNVQRDVMSWVGKLGGSFMPPGFYYKTFMAPASMWMTYEKFIRKGAGLGRAPTEADPDIYDHFNQHCDVLVIGAGPAGLAAALSAARAGARVILCDEQEEMGGSLLDSRESIDGEPASAWVEQAVAELGGLANVTLLPRTTANGYHDHNFVTLHERRTEHLADTAAGAGREGEVRARLHRVRAGRVVLASGSHERPLVYANNDVPGNLVAGAVSVYIRRYGVVPGQRLVLSTNNDHAYRAALDWQEAGREVVAVVDSRAKPDGDLVKQARDAGIRVITGSAVMEATGSQRVSGAKVVAIDTERFVVTGKVETLECDTIASSGGYSPVVHLASHTGKRPQWRDDLLGFVPGEVKGMHFAGGVHGVYALGETLTDGADVGAEAARAAGFEEAAAIAVPEVAVRQESPTSALYQIPHEKPPLRAPKQFVDLQNDVTAAAVELATREGFESIEHVKRYTALGFGTDQGKLGNINGMAIAARCLNRSIPEVGTTVFRPNYTPVSFGAIVGRHCRDLFDPERYTALHQWHVENGAEFEDVGQWKRPWYFPRRVNGKLETMHEAVARECLAVRRGVGILDASTLGKIDIQGPDAREFLGRVYTNKWAKLAPGRVRYGLMCKDDGMLMDDGTTSCLAENHFLMTTTTGGAAGVLEWLELWHQTEWPELQVYFNSVTDHWATMTVTGPDARKLMSEVTDIDLDREQFKFMDWKEGKVAGVPARVFRISFTGELAFEINVQANYAMHVWKALFAHGEKYDLTPYGTETMHVLRAEKGLIIAGQDTDGSVTPEDLGMHWAVGYDKPFSWIGQRALTRPDTAREDRKQLVGLKPKDPKVVLEEGAQIVLDPEQKIPMTMMGHVTSSYYSPVLESGFALAVLKGGRNRMGETVYLPMSDGSVHQAEVVSTVFIDPKGERQNV from the coding sequence ATGACCCAGTCCAACCGTCTCAATCAGGGCGGGCGCATCGATCGCTCTCGGCGGCTGTCGTTCACCTTCAACGGTCAGCAATACACCGGCTTCGCCGGGGACACCCTGGCCTCCGCGCTGCTGGCCAACGGCGTGGATATCGTCAACCGCAGCTTCAAGTATTCGCGTCCGCGCGGAATCACCGCCGCCGGGCCCGAAGAGCCCAACGCCATCGTCCAGCTCGGCGCCACCGAAGCCGCCCAGGTCCCCAACGTGCGCGCCACCCAGCAGGCGCTGTATGACGGTCTGGTGGCACGCGGTACCAACGGCTGGCCGAACGTGCAGCGTGACGTCATGAGCTGGGTCGGCAAGCTGGGTGGCAGCTTCATGCCGCCGGGTTTCTACTACAAGACGTTCATGGCCCCGGCCTCGATGTGGATGACCTACGAGAAGTTCATCCGCAAGGGCGCTGGCCTCGGTCGCGCGCCCACCGAAGCCGACCCGGACATCTACGACCATTTCAATCAGCACTGTGACGTGCTGGTGATCGGTGCCGGCCCCGCAGGGCTTGCCGCCGCGCTCTCCGCCGCCCGCGCCGGCGCGCGGGTGATCCTGTGCGACGAGCAGGAAGAGATGGGCGGTTCGCTGCTCGACAGCCGTGAATCGATCGACGGCGAGCCGGCCAGCGCCTGGGTCGAGCAGGCGGTCGCCGAACTCGGTGGCCTGGCCAACGTCACGCTGCTGCCGCGCACCACCGCCAACGGCTATCACGACCACAACTTCGTCACCCTGCACGAGCGGCGCACCGAGCACCTCGCCGATACCGCCGCGGGCGCCGGTCGCGAAGGTGAAGTGCGTGCACGGCTGCATCGGGTGCGTGCCGGCCGCGTGGTGCTGGCCAGTGGCAGCCACGAGCGCCCGCTGGTCTACGCCAACAACGATGTGCCCGGCAACCTGGTGGCGGGGGCGGTCTCCGTCTATATCCGCCGCTATGGCGTGGTACCGGGGCAGCGTCTGGTGCTCTCTACCAACAACGACCACGCCTACCGCGCGGCGCTGGACTGGCAAGAGGCCGGCCGCGAGGTGGTCGCGGTGGTCGACTCGCGGGCCAAGCCGGACGGCGATCTGGTCAAGCAGGCCCGCGACGCCGGTATCCGCGTCATCACCGGCAGTGCCGTGATGGAGGCCACCGGCAGCCAGCGCGTCAGCGGTGCCAAGGTGGTGGCGATCGATACCGAACGCTTCGTGGTGACCGGCAAGGTCGAGACGCTCGAGTGCGATACCATCGCCAGCTCCGGCGGCTACAGCCCGGTGGTCCACCTGGCCTCGCACACCGGCAAGCGCCCGCAGTGGCGCGATGACCTGCTCGGCTTCGTGCCCGGCGAGGTCAAGGGTATGCACTTTGCCGGCGGCGTTCATGGGGTCTACGCCCTCGGCGAGACGCTCACCGACGGCGCCGATGTGGGAGCCGAGGCGGCGCGTGCGGCGGGCTTCGAGGAGGCCGCGGCGATCGCGGTGCCCGAGGTCGCAGTGCGCCAGGAGTCGCCGACCAGCGCGCTCTACCAGATCCCCCATGAAAAGCCGCCGCTGCGCGCGCCCAAGCAGTTCGTCGATCTGCAGAACGACGTCACCGCGGCCGCCGTCGAGCTGGCGACCCGCGAGGGCTTCGAGTCGATCGAGCACGTCAAGCGCTACACCGCGCTGGGCTTCGGCACCGACCAGGGCAAGCTGGGCAACATCAACGGCATGGCGATCGCCGCGCGCTGCCTCAATCGCTCGATTCCCGAGGTGGGGACCACGGTCTTCCGTCCCAATTACACCCCGGTCAGCTTCGGCGCCATCGTCGGCCGCCACTGCCGCGATCTGTTCGATCCCGAGCGCTATACCGCGCTGCACCAGTGGCACGTGGAGAACGGCGCCGAGTTCGAGGATGTCGGCCAGTGGAAGCGCCCCTGGTACTTCCCGCGCCGGGTCAACGGCAAGCTGGAGACGATGCACGAGGCGGTGGCACGCGAGTGCCTCGCGGTGCGCCGCGGTGTGGGTATTCTCGATGCCTCGACCCTGGGCAAGATCGACATCCAGGGGCCGGATGCGCGCGAGTTCCTGGGTCGGGTCTACACCAACAAGTGGGCCAAGCTGGCACCGGGGCGCGTGCGCTACGGCCTGATGTGCAAAGACGATGGCATGCTGATGGACGACGGTACCACCAGTTGCCTGGCTGAAAACCACTTCCTGATGACCACCACCACCGGCGGCGCCGCCGGCGTGCTGGAGTGGCTGGAGCTGTGGCACCAGACCGAGTGGCCGGAGCTGCAGGTCTACTTCAACTCGGTCACCGATCACTGGGCGACCATGACCGTGACCGGTCCGGACGCGCGCAAGCTGATGTCGGAAGTGACCGATATCGACCTCGACCGTGAGCAGTTCAAGTTCATGGACTGGAAGGAGGGCAAGGTCGCCGGCGTCCCGGCGCGGGTGTTCCGTATCTCCTTCACCGGCGAGCTGGCGTTCGAGATCAACGTCCAGGCCAACTACGCCATGCACGTGTGGAAGGCGCTCTTTGCCCACGGCGAGAAGTACGACCTCACGCCCTACGGCACCGAGACTATGCACGTGCTGCGTGCCGAGAAGGGGCTGATCATCGCCGGTCAGGACACCGACGGCTCGGTGACCCCGGAGGATCTCGGCATGCACTGGGCGGTGGGTTACGACAAGCCGTTCTCGTGGATCGGCCAGCGCGCGCTGACGCGTCCGGACACCGCCCGCGAGGATCGCAAGCAGCTGGTGGGGCTCAAGCCCAAGGACCCCAAGGTGGTCCTCGAGGAGGGGGCGCAGATCGTGCTCGACCCCGAGCAGAAGATTCCCATGACCATGATGGGTCACGTCACCTCGAGCTATTACAGCCCGGTACTGGAGAGCGGCTTTGCGCTGGCGGTGCTCAAGGGCGGACGCAACCGGATGGGCGAGACCGTCTATCTGCCGATGTCCGACGGCAGTGTCCACCAGGCCGAAGTCGTGAGTACCGTCTTCATCGATCCCAAGGGAGAGCGCCAGAATGTCTGA
- a CDS encoding sarcosine oxidase subunit gamma, which yields MSEARSEASVGNAATFDTHPGADAGVTPESPLQWSRVQGRVTEEGGAAEQIRVVERPFLGHLVLRGGAITLDEAVRAELGVSLPGKPLGLVLDAEGSRSVQWVSPDEWLVIVPAGEEFELENRLRARLGDAHFAIVNVGGGQTLLELSGEKARELLMKSVTYDVHEHGLPVGKAVGTVFAKTSVVLRRPSEERFELVVRRSFADYCVRWLRDAGREYGLRVESASP from the coding sequence ATGTCTGAAGCCCGTTCCGAAGCGAGTGTCGGCAACGCCGCCACTTTCGATACGCATCCGGGCGCCGACGCCGGCGTCACCCCCGAGTCGCCGCTGCAGTGGAGCCGGGTACAGGGGCGCGTCACCGAGGAAGGTGGCGCGGCCGAGCAGATCAGGGTGGTCGAACGGCCATTCCTCGGCCATCTGGTGCTGCGCGGCGGCGCCATCACCCTCGACGAGGCGGTGCGCGCCGAACTCGGCGTGAGCCTGCCAGGCAAGCCGCTGGGGTTGGTGCTCGACGCCGAGGGCAGTCGTTCGGTGCAGTGGGTCTCGCCGGACGAGTGGCTGGTGATCGTCCCCGCCGGCGAGGAGTTCGAGCTGGAGAATCGGCTGCGGGCGCGGCTGGGGGATGCCCACTTCGCCATCGTCAACGTCGGCGGCGGCCAGACTCTGCTGGAACTCTCCGGCGAGAAGGCACGTGAGCTGCTGATGAAGTCGGTCACCTACGACGTGCACGAGCATGGGCTGCCGGTGGGCAAGGCGGTAGGCACCGTCTTCGCCAAGACCAGCGTGGTGCTGCGGCGTCCCAGCGAAGAGCGCTTCGAGCTGGTGGTGCGGCGCAGCTTTGCCGACTACTGCGTGCGCTGGCTGCGGGATGCCGGGCGCGAGTACGGGCTGCGCGTGGAATCCGCGTCGCCCTGA
- the purU gene encoding formyltetrahydrofolate deformylase, producing the protein MHSENNSWILSAQCPSRLGTVDVVTRFLKEQGCYITELHSFDDYRGGQFFIRAAFLPEQPDFNGDDFREQFTARASAFDMHFELTPPDYRLPVVIMVSKTDHCLNDLLYRYRTGQLAIDVRAIVSNHPDLEPLAAWHGLPYHHLPITPETKAEQEAEVRRVVEESGAELVILARYMQVLSPELCHHFAGRAINIHHSLLPGFKGAKPYHQAYEKGVKLVGATAHYINDDLDEGPIIAQGVEAVDHAHYPEDLVARGRDIECLTLARAVRYHLQKRVFLHAGRTVVLSG; encoded by the coding sequence ATGCACTCTGAGAACAACAGCTGGATTCTGTCCGCCCAGTGCCCCAGTCGGCTGGGCACGGTGGACGTGGTGACCCGCTTCCTCAAGGAGCAGGGCTGCTATATCACCGAGCTGCACTCCTTCGACGACTACCGCGGCGGGCAGTTCTTCATCCGCGCGGCCTTTCTGCCGGAGCAGCCCGATTTCAATGGCGACGACTTCCGCGAGCAGTTCACGGCGCGGGCGTCGGCGTTCGACATGCATTTCGAGCTGACTCCGCCGGACTATCGTCTGCCGGTGGTGATCATGGTCTCCAAGACCGACCACTGCCTCAACGATCTGCTCTACCGCTATCGGACCGGGCAGCTGGCGATCGACGTGCGTGCCATTGTCTCCAACCATCCGGATCTGGAGCCGCTGGCGGCGTGGCACGGGTTGCCCTATCACCATCTGCCGATCACCCCGGAGACCAAGGCGGAGCAGGAGGCCGAGGTGCGCCGGGTGGTCGAGGAGAGCGGGGCCGAACTGGTGATCCTGGCGCGCTACATGCAGGTGCTGTCGCCCGAGCTGTGCCACCACTTCGCCGGCCGTGCGATCAATATCCACCACTCGCTGCTGCCCGGTTTCAAGGGTGCCAAGCCCTACCACCAGGCCTACGAGAAGGGCGTGAAGCTGGTTGGCGCCACCGCCCACTACATCAACGACGATCTCGACGAGGGGCCGATCATCGCCCAGGGCGTCGAGGCGGTCGACCACGCCCACTACCCCGAAGATCTGGTGGCGCGCGGGCGCGACATCGAGTGTTTGACCCTGGCGCGGGCGGTGCGCTACCACCTGCAGAAGCGCGTTTTCCTGCACGCCGGGCGCACGGTGGTGCTCTCCGGCTGA
- a CDS encoding TerC family protein, producing the protein MHVPLWVWLATIAGIAALFVFDFYAHVRKPHEPTFREAAWWSVFFVALAVLFGGGLWWVWGPQHGAEYFAGFITEKSLSVDNLFVFLIIMSKFAVPPAYQQKALLIGIVIALLMRGAFIAVGAAAIAQFSWMFYLFGLFLLYTAVQLMREGAGGHDANEEYEPNAIVRFVQQRLPATDTYDRDRLITVQNGKRLVTPLFMVVVALGMTDVLFALDSIPAIYGLTKEPYIVFTTNAFALLGLLQLYFLIGGLLSRLVYLGIGLSLILAFIGVKLIIEAMHTNNLAFINDGQPLHLVPEIPIWLSMTIIVGTLVVTTVASLIKSRGQRQTG; encoded by the coding sequence ATGCATGTCCCCCTGTGGGTCTGGCTGGCTACGATTGCCGGCATCGCTGCGCTGTTCGTCTTCGATTTCTACGCCCACGTGCGCAAGCCGCACGAACCCACCTTCCGCGAAGCGGCCTGGTGGTCGGTGTTCTTCGTCGCCCTCGCCGTGCTCTTCGGCGGCGGGCTATGGTGGGTCTGGGGGCCGCAACACGGCGCCGAGTACTTCGCCGGCTTCATCACCGAGAAAAGCCTCTCGGTCGATAATCTGTTCGTCTTCCTGATCATCATGTCCAAGTTCGCGGTGCCACCGGCCTACCAGCAGAAGGCGCTGCTGATCGGGATCGTGATCGCACTGCTGATGCGCGGCGCCTTCATTGCGGTGGGGGCGGCGGCGATCGCCCAGTTCAGCTGGATGTTCTACCTGTTCGGACTGTTCCTGCTGTATACCGCGGTTCAGCTGATGCGCGAGGGCGCCGGAGGCCACGACGCCAACGAGGAGTACGAGCCCAACGCCATCGTGCGCTTCGTGCAGCAGCGTCTTCCCGCCACCGATACCTATGATCGCGACCGCCTGATCACGGTGCAGAACGGCAAGCGCCTGGTGACGCCGCTATTCATGGTGGTGGTGGCCCTGGGCATGACCGACGTGCTGTTCGCGCTGGACTCGATCCCGGCGATCTACGGGCTGACCAAGGAGCCCTATATCGTCTTCACCACCAATGCCTTCGCGCTGCTCGGGCTGCTCCAGCTCTACTTCCTGATCGGCGGGCTGCTGTCGCGGCTGGTCTATCTGGGGATCGGGCTGTCGCTGATCCTGGCGTTCATCGGCGTCAAGCTGATCATCGAGGCGATGCACACCAACAATCTGGCGTTCATCAATGACGGCCAGCCGCTGCATCTGGTGCCGGAGATCCCGATCTGGCTGTCGATGACGATCATCGTCGGCACCCTGGTGGTGACCACCGTGGCCAGCCTGATCAAGAGCCGCGGGCAGCGCCAGACCGGCTGA
- a CDS encoding alkaline phosphatase, with protein sequence MTLFPKSASARAGWRLLLAWLLLNALLLTPELPWAGFPPRHWLALEAPLLLGLLLLMPPSRLRQWACAGVALFGVSIALGALGDGLMQAMQGRSINLYTDLALLPILIELLVANLGLALTLAVTCGLGLTLLAVGWALSTLLAARHRSRLPRGLGVALLAFGAGGLALQHAGRLEATRIGSPALGFVTFEWQRAMETRHALAAFGGQLENDPGARALPGLAGVDVVLGFIESYGVAAIEREPFADEIRPRLARIESELAASGLSMVTGRVTASTLGGQSWLNHATLLSGLPITSQLRFELMLNRHRSTLVDDFAASAHRTLAVMPGIVRDWPEGRQLGYDDIHTADSLGYRGPPMGWASMPDQFTWKRVGDYLDAASASATGPSSRATFAELATLSSHAPWSPVITLVDWDSVGDGQVFSRWAGAGDDYASLWQNTEEMRAHYAPAIDYALQAAAGFAERQVGEHTLMLILGDHQAAPSIIGPRPGRDVPLHVISGDPALLAGFLHNGFRPGALPPGPEAAIPMSQIRALLHRIYAAPPTLSRSGAARGS encoded by the coding sequence ATGACGCTTTTCCCCAAGTCGGCCAGCGCCAGGGCCGGCTGGCGCCTGCTGCTGGCGTGGCTGCTGCTCAACGCCCTGCTGCTCACGCCCGAACTCCCCTGGGCGGGCTTCCCGCCGCGCCACTGGCTGGCGCTGGAGGCGCCGCTGCTGCTCGGCCTGCTCCTGCTGATGCCACCGTCACGCCTGCGCCAATGGGCCTGTGCCGGGGTTGCCCTGTTCGGCGTGAGCATCGCCCTGGGCGCCCTCGGCGACGGCCTGATGCAGGCGATGCAGGGGCGCTCGATCAACCTCTATACCGATCTTGCGCTGCTGCCGATCCTGATCGAGCTGCTGGTCGCCAATCTTGGCCTGGCGCTGACGCTGGCAGTGACCTGCGGGCTGGGCCTGACGCTGTTAGCGGTGGGCTGGGCGCTGAGCACGCTGCTGGCGGCGCGCCATCGCTCTCGACTCCCGCGCGGGCTGGGGGTAGCGCTGCTGGCCTTCGGTGCCGGCGGCCTGGCGCTGCAGCACGCCGGGCGCCTCGAGGCCACGCGTATCGGCAGCCCGGCGCTGGGCTTCGTGACCTTCGAGTGGCAGCGCGCCATGGAGACACGCCACGCGCTGGCGGCGTTCGGTGGCCAGCTCGAGAACGATCCCGGCGCGCGGGCGCTGCCGGGGCTGGCAGGGGTCGACGTGGTGCTGGGCTTCATCGAGTCCTACGGGGTCGCCGCGATCGAGCGCGAACCGTTCGCCGACGAGATCCGCCCGCGCCTGGCGCGGATAGAGTCAGAGCTGGCCGCGTCCGGGCTGTCGATGGTCACCGGCCGGGTCACCGCCTCGACCCTGGGCGGCCAGTCCTGGCTCAACCACGCCACCCTGCTCAGCGGGCTGCCGATCACCTCGCAGCTGCGCTTCGAGCTGATGCTCAACCGCCACCGCTCGACCCTGGTCGACGACTTCGCCGCCAGCGCCCACCGCACCCTGGCGGTGATGCCGGGAATCGTCCGCGACTGGCCCGAAGGCCGCCAGCTCGGCTACGACGACATCCACACCGCCGACAGCCTCGGCTACCGCGGCCCGCCGATGGGCTGGGCCAGCATGCCCGATCAGTTCACCTGGAAACGTGTCGGCGACTATCTGGATGCGGCATCGGCAAGCGCCACCGGGCCGTCGTCGCGCGCCACCTTCGCCGAACTGGCCACCCTCTCCAGCCACGCCCCCTGGTCACCGGTGATCACGCTGGTCGACTGGGACAGCGTCGGCGACGGCCAGGTGTTCTCGCGCTGGGCCGGCGCCGGCGACGACTACGCCTCGCTGTGGCAGAACACCGAGGAGATGCGCGCCCACTATGCGCCAGCCATCGACTACGCCCTGCAGGCGGCGGCGGGCTTTGCCGAGCGCCAGGTCGGCGAGCATACGCTGATGCTGATCCTCGGCGACCACCAGGCTGCGCCGAGCATCATTGGCCCGCGTCCGGGCAGGGACGTACCACTGCACGTGATCAGCGGTGACCCGGCGCTGCTCGCAGGCTTCTTGCACAACGGCTTCCGGCCCGGTGCGTTGCCGCCCGGGCCGGAAGCGGCCATTCCCATGTCGCAGATCCGCGCGCTGCTGCACCGGATCTATGCCGCGCCGCCGACCCTCAGCCGGTCTGGCGCTGCCCGCGGCTCTTGA
- a CDS encoding dienelactone hydrolase family protein: MSSAQELIVEPSHGRAADACVILLHGLGADGHDFEPLVPALGLDATLSVRFVLPHAPQLPVTVNGGMSMPAWYDILEMNLGRRVDVAQLRASAERVHGLIEAQIAAGIDSRRIIVAGFSQGGAVAYEAALSCPHPLGGLLALSTYFATADSIALAEENRQLPIEVHHGSADPVVPEALGREGAERVEALGYPVNYRTYDMGHSLCPEQASDIAAWLQARLG; this comes from the coding sequence ATGTCATCCGCTCAGGAACTCATCGTCGAGCCGAGTCACGGCCGCGCCGCCGACGCCTGCGTCATTCTGCTCCACGGCCTCGGTGCCGACGGCCACGACTTCGAGCCGCTGGTGCCGGCGCTGGGCCTGGATGCGACGCTTTCGGTGCGCTTCGTGCTGCCCCATGCGCCGCAGTTGCCGGTCACCGTCAACGGCGGCATGAGCATGCCGGCCTGGTACGACATTCTCGAGATGAATCTGGGGCGGCGGGTCGATGTCGCTCAGCTGCGCGCCTCCGCCGAGCGGGTGCACGGCCTGATCGAGGCGCAGATCGCTGCCGGCATCGACAGCCGGCGCATCATCGTCGCCGGTTTCTCCCAGGGCGGTGCGGTGGCCTACGAGGCGGCGCTGTCGTGCCCGCATCCGCTGGGCGGGCTGCTCGCGCTCTCGACCTACTTCGCCACTGCCGACAGCATCGCCCTGGCCGAGGAGAATCGCCAGCTGCCGATCGAGGTGCACCACGGCAGCGCCGATCCGGTGGTGCCCGAGGCGCTGGGCCGCGAGGGCGCCGAGCGGGTCGAGGCGCTGGGCTACCCGGTGAACTATCGCACCTACGACATGGGCCATAGCCTGTGCCCCGAGCAGGCCAGCGATATCGCGGCCTGGCTCCAGGCGCGGCTGGGCTGA
- a CDS encoding DUF938 domain-containing protein gives MDDIGGAADDPRLSSPAAQRNRGPIAEILRQLLPARGSVLEIASGSGEHAVYLAEALPGLRWQPSDTSSEALRSIAAWRAHAAPPNLLAPLALDVTAEWPEIAELAAVCAFNLVHIAPWAVAEALFAGAGRQLPPGGLLVLYGPFKRAETPLAASNARFDEALRARDPRWGIRDLTALEALAATAGLGALQVHEMPANNLCLVWRRAAQA, from the coding sequence ATGGACGATATCGGCGGCGCAGCCGACGACCCGCGGCTATCGAGTCCGGCGGCGCAGCGCAATCGCGGGCCCATCGCCGAGATCCTGCGTCAGCTGCTGCCGGCCCGCGGCAGTGTGCTGGAGATCGCCAGCGGCAGCGGCGAGCACGCCGTCTATCTGGCCGAGGCGCTGCCCGGCCTGCGCTGGCAGCCTTCGGACACCAGCTCCGAGGCGCTGCGCTCGATCGCCGCCTGGCGCGCGCACGCCGCGCCGCCCAACCTGCTGGCGCCGCTGGCGCTCGATGTCACCGCCGAGTGGCCGGAGATCGCGGAGCTGGCCGCGGTGTGTGCCTTCAATCTGGTGCATATCGCGCCCTGGGCGGTGGCCGAAGCGCTGTTCGCCGGCGCCGGCCGCCAGCTGCCGCCGGGTGGGCTTCTGGTGCTCTATGGGCCGTTCAAGCGCGCCGAGACGCCGCTGGCCGCGAGCAATGCCCGCTTCGACGAGGCTTTGCGCGCGCGCGACCCGCGCTGGGGTATTCGCGATCTGACGGCGCTGGAAGCGCTGGCCGCCACGGCCGGGCTGGGGGCGCTGCAGGTGCACGAGATGCCGGCCAACAACCTCTGCCTGGTGTGGCGCCGCGCCGCGCAGGCCTGA